The Metamycoplasma phocicerebrale genome includes a region encoding these proteins:
- a CDS encoding hemolysin family protein: MEKILEMDVSLAINYDSGTTVTITQTPVWQTVIYSILLLFLLICSGIFSASETAYTSLSKAKIETLVEKKVRGAKAILKQHQFFNRTLGTILIANNLVNIGASTLLVFLLTNAFGPEKTGLASLISTIVMTPIIVLFAEIIPKLLAKSRPEKTVRAYYWFIEMLYWLFIPITYPISKIGKKIYITNTEEEVKSLLNIAHDEGVLETNESIMAQNVLDLDSTKVSQHYIKLKNVDYINWKSTMKETLNMFKETNYSRIPVEKDGDLIGIILLKDIFFLSRGNIMNYVKTVPNVSAHSLLSVALEKMRQARAQMAFVTENNNDDKAIGIITIEDILEEVVGEIYDEYDDDEQIYEISLERSEAKGTVLMKTLWKQLELEDYLEEYTLSDKEKNQTLSEWLEFKMNHTLRKNAKFTLNNKITFKVISKKTKDKKYDYIEIDWSK; the protein is encoded by the coding sequence ATGGAGAAGATTTTAGAAATGGATGTATCGCTCGCTATCAATTATGATTCAGGCACAACAGTAACTATTACGCAAACACCTGTTTGGCAAACTGTAATTTATTCAATACTATTATTATTTTTATTAATTTGTTCAGGTATTTTTTCAGCCTCAGAAACAGCTTATACTTCTTTATCAAAAGCAAAAATAGAAACTTTAGTTGAAAAAAAAGTAAGAGGTGCTAAAGCTATTTTAAAACAACATCAATTTTTTAATAGAACTTTAGGAACAATATTAATTGCAAATAATTTAGTTAATATTGGAGCCTCTACATTGTTAGTTTTTTTACTAACAAATGCTTTTGGTCCGGAAAAAACAGGTTTAGCTTCCTTAATTTCTACTATTGTTATGACACCAATAATAGTTTTATTTGCTGAAATTATACCTAAATTATTAGCCAAATCTAGACCAGAAAAAACTGTGAGGGCTTACTATTGATTTATTGAAATGTTGTATTGGTTATTTATTCCAATTACTTATCCTATTTCAAAAATTGGTAAAAAAATTTATATTACCAACACCGAAGAAGAAGTAAAAAGTTTATTAAATATAGCTCATGATGAAGGAGTTTTAGAAACTAATGAATCAATAATGGCTCAAAATGTATTAGATTTAGATTCAACAAAAGTTTCACAGCATTACATTAAGTTAAAAAATGTTGATTATATTAATTGAAAATCAACAATGAAAGAAACTCTTAATATGTTTAAAGAAACAAATTATTCGAGAATTCCAGTAGAAAAAGATGGCGACCTTATAGGAATTATTTTATTAAAAGATATTTTCTTTTTATCCAGAGGCAATATTATGAACTATGTTAAGACAGTTCCTAATGTTTCAGCACATTCTTTATTATCAGTAGCTCTTGAAAAAATGCGTCAAGCAAGAGCACAAATGGCTTTTGTTACAGAAAATAATAATGATGATAAGGCAATAGGTATTATAACTATTGAAGATATTCTTGAAGAAGTTGTTGGCGAAATATATGACGAGTACGATGATGACGAACAAATTTATGAAATAAGCCTTGAAAGGTCTGAAGCTAAGGGAACAGTTTTAATGAAAACTTTGTGAAAACAATTGGAATTAGAAGACTATTTAGAAGAATATACATTAAGCGATAAAGAAAAAAATCAAACTCTTTCAGAATGATTGGAATTTAAAATGAATCATACATTGCGTAAAAACGCAAAATTTACTTTAAACAACAAAATTACTTTTAAAGTTATTTCTAAAAAAACCAAAGATAAAAAGTACGATTATATAGAAATAGATTGAAGCAAATAA